The region gctaaaaaatatatttattgtgaTAAATAGGTTAAGATTCACTGAGTCAGAAAACTCCCATCAAAAACTgatgataacaaagttattgacttacacaaaaaaaatcatcattttttgtgaaaatagtaaAATTGTCATGAAACCGTCATGTACCTGCTTTCCGTTTTTTATGTAATTagatgaaaacataattatttcatattttccttcatgtgtgtatgatatgtctcccttataatagAGATAATTGCAGCAATTGATAAATAATGTATTGAATATGTTCtctatctaattttttttttttaatcttggaatacaatatataatagaataaaattagTGGGGAGTGACATTCTAATTTTTAACGTTTAGAATATTCAAGAGGACTTGCTACCGTTGCGCCGAAATAAAGCACATctctgaaatgtcataactttgtatTTTCTTGTCCAATTTcgatcaatttttttctgcgtttcgtttgtttgatttttcagttTAAGCCATATTATTTTCTGCCTGCTGGAGTAGCCGTTAAAGTGACATTCTTAATGGATTTATACGCACACACCCATATGTAGcctatatatttcatgaaatacaagATGTCATCACAACTGTAGTGGCTGTTGGCATATGACCAGGCGcgtagccggggggggggcggtgggggcggtcgcccccccccccccaaaacaacaaaaaaaacgtccccaaaaagaaaaaaaagaagggaaaaaaagagaagaaaatgaaaagggaaaggaggaaagggaagaaaggtagctttgtgttttttttcttcttttcattctttattttttttctcgaaagtgaaactccttcactcttgctctaaatttatatatgaattttgcttccgcgctgcccGCGGTTAAATGACAGTATTGAagatctccattgtttcccccaccctttctctaaaCTCTGTTTTTCCATCTCAGCTATACTAGTATATGTGTTTCTTGAcagttaaagttcaaatgtatgCATTACGGCAGGGAAttagagtaaggttaggccgaagtatatgAAGTAATCTTTTTCttattgatcgcgcaacttctggtcgggtTGGCTCTGGGCGGGTAGTCTTTTTATcaatttctgccgtcacctccataaagtcaacttctccgcttttcagctcattactaaacaaccataattttggggcaaacaggttcttAATTTAAAGagaggaaggtataaaattcttgtcgtattaaataataaagtacaatctagtcaactgaattggagctgatatactagagacaagagagacggctccttttcattttaatgtatGAAACCTcgaaagcttcgcgcttcgcgcgggagggcgAAACtacccctccctgcacccaccccctagagagcgcgcttcgcgcgctctgtaccgccccctccaaaatgaaatcctggctacgcggttgcatATGACGTCATGAAGTAAAACCTGGTCGATTTACATACATGCATATTCATGCTATTTTACTGACCTATTGACATTGGTTCTTTGATGGTTGCAAAATGATTAAAGCTGTTATCAATGCCTCTTTTCAATAATTCAGATTCGATTCAATTATTTTCCACTTTAAGTCTGTCTATCCGTAATCATAATCAAGGTaacaaaatcaaaagaataaCGACATGttgcactccccccccccctctttatttTCATACCCCTGATACAGGATACTATATTTATGACTTCATCGATCTTGCAAGGAACACGAAGCTGAACAATTTTCTTCCATTAATGATGCATCATACAGCGGTAAGTACACTGACAAAAAACCGGTGGTGGTTTATTGGAACCAGTCTCATGTCGACACACAAACACATGCCAGAGAAGtgttgaaatatgtatgaaTACATATTAGAACACAATAGACTTCCTTTTATTCATTCAGACAGACAGTGAAATAAATGACTTTACGCGTCCATATAAAACTTAGGCTTCACTTGGTGCTTTTGTGTAACCATGGTGaccacactgttagaaaaataaaagaagttcctgcagcagagtctcgagaacacctgtaatcttaccgaattgcgtaataatcattctgtaaattcataaaacaagaatttttctgcaatttaacagaacaggtctgtttaaaaaggggaaaagggtgttttattcaaggaaatttgtaagattccatacatcaaataccaatttcctgtaagattacgcaattcggtaagattacaggtgttctcgagactctgctgcaggaacttcttctattttttctaacagtgcacgAATATAAGTTATCATTGTCAAGTCATAATCAAAATGCTTTTATTATGATTCCCTccatattatttatatatttacactCCTTAAACGAATGAATGATAagtcatttttcatttctttttatgaaacagtGATTTCATGTTCAAGTCAATTCAGCTCTTTAGCGCATGATTCAGATTAATCGCTGGAAGCATGGACCTAccagtaggtccatgatttcagcgattaaaatgtatgaaatacaTGATGCTTATGATCGGACCAAAGCAATACATCATATTATTTCTGATTTGTATTTTGCTGCTTGCAGCGTTCATCTTAAATTTCTAAATATTACCCCAAATTATACAAAGTTGAATGAACTTTAATATTGATTGCTTATAAAATAAGCGATATCATGTATTGATAAATTGTCTTTTAACACCTTTTGTTAATCCCTTGCAACTATTTACCTTTTTTGCCCATTCTGCAGTCCATTAGTTTTGTAAGTTGGGTGTTAGTGAGGAGGAAGCTCATTGGTCTCATTGCCATCTCGTCATGCATGGAGCTCAACGGCATCTTCCTCCATCTTCGCCACATCCTCCTCATGTGTGGCTACAAGAAAGACGACATCGTCTTCCGAGTCAACAACGTTTTCAACGTCGTCACATATTTCGTGCTTCGCCTGGGTATATTTGCGTACGACACGTTGTGGTTGTGCTGGAATTGGAATGATGTCGGTTTGTTTCTTCCTGCAATGGCTGCGACGTTGCTCGGTTTGAACATTGCTCTATTTATTCGACTCATCAGAAGTGATTATGTGAAGAAATCTGCCAAGCCGACGCCACACGATATCATGGCCGGTTGATAGAAGTGGCTTCCATGCAGGAAATAGTTTACGATATGGTCAATAATAAAGTACTATTTTTGTCATTATAACCATTGGGATTTGCATTATGATCGTATACGGAAATAATGCAAAAAGtgtgtgatttattttttgtaagtaGAATATCATGGACAAAAAAGTACGGATCCCCGATGTAAGGATGTATACATAAACACTGAGATAGATTATTACTC is a window of Lytechinus variegatus isolate NC3 chromosome 2, Lvar_3.0, whole genome shotgun sequence DNA encoding:
- the LOC121408245 gene encoding TLC domain-containing protein 2-like, translated to MEITPGIGFSVTAISMVSCFLLNVLVDNLPIPSKYADRSQRHKWRNVVVSTIHAVSGTIGGFVSIYFAPELLEDHMNVPSSIMLLSMAISNGYYIYDFIDLARNTKLNNFLPLMMHHTASISFVSWVLVRRKLIGLIAISSCMELNGIFLHLRHILLMCGYKKDDIVFRVNNVFNVVTYFVLRLGIFAYDTLWLCWNWNDVGLFLPAMAATLLGLNIALFIRLIRSDYVKKSAKPTPHDIMAG